Within Primulina tabacum isolate GXHZ01 chromosome 5, ASM2559414v2, whole genome shotgun sequence, the genomic segment gtcttgtacaactcattaagtacatcagacttccaatgactcgagagtattctaattgagacatactttcacctcgattctttgatagatgCTGACTGGTATCTATCGGGGTTCTAGCTAATGCAGAGTCATTGTTAttgaatttctcaagtattttgtCAACATAATGTGACTGACTTAGGATTAGCCCTTCTGACGTTCTATGGATTTTAATTCCAAGGATTACATCGGCTAAGCCCAAatctttcatgtcaaatcttgagttcaataacttcttggtggatttgatcatcttatcattacttccaatgataagtatgtcatctacgtaaagacataaaatgacatatccCATTTCAGTGTTCTTTATGTATACACATTTGTCACATTCACTGAATTTAaatccactttccatcatggccttatcaaatttttcgtgccattgctttggtgcttgttttaagccATACAGAGACTTCACCAATTTACATACCTTATTTTCTTGCCCAGTCGCAGAAAATCCCTCAGGTTGTTCCATGTAAATTTCCTCTTCTAAATCTCCATTTGAAAGGCTGTCTTTACGTCCATTTGGTGTACTTCAAGATTCCGCAATGCGGCAATCGCAAGCATCACACGAATAGAGGTTATTCTCGATACAGGAGAATATGTGTCAAAGTAATCAAGCCCTTCACGTTGATGGTAACCTTTAATTACCAATCTGGCTTTATACTTATCTATGGttccatctgatttcattttccttttgaaaacccatttACAGCCTAGTGGTTTGCTTCCCGGAGGAAGATCTACTAATTCCCACGTATGGTTTTGTAAAATGGATTCCATTTCGGAATTGATAGCCTCTTTCCATAGAGGTCCCTCAGATGAACTAATTGCTTCCTTGAAGTTTTGAGGTTCACTTTCCATTATGAATGTGATGAAATCCGGACCAAAGGATTTCTCAGCCCTAGCTCTCTTGCTACGTCTAGGTTCAATGTCTTGATCAAGCTCTTGTTCTTCATCCATTGTTTCATATAatcttttggatgaacttggttctttcttagatttgcatggaaacatgtgttcaaaaaacgaagcatttcttgattccattatCGTATTCTTGGGAATATCAGGTATTTGAGATTCGTGTACAAGAAAACGATAAGCGCTACTGTTTTGAgcatatccaatgaaaatgCAATCAACAGTTTTTGGTCCTATCTTTACCTTCTTTGGAGTGGGTACTGCTACTTTGGCAAGACACCCCCACACTCGCAGATATTGAAAGGAAGGACTTCTACCTTTCCATAACTCATATGGACTTTTATCTAACTTCTTTCGGGGTACCTTATTTAAAAGGTAATTAGCTGTTAGAACAGCTTCCCCCCACAAGTTCTGTGGTAAACCAGAACTTAATAACAACGCATTCATCATTTCCTTCAATGTGCGATTCTTTCTCTCTGCaatgccattttgctgaggagaatAAGATGCAGTTATTTCGTGTTTGATACCATGTTGAGCACAAAACTCAGCAAACAGTGATTCATATTCACCTCCACGATCACTTCTTAACACcttaattttcttgctaagttgATTCTCAACTTCACTCTTATATTGGATAAATTTGTCAATAGCTTCATCCTTACTTTTGAGGAGATacacataacaaaattttgtgctatcgtcaacaaaagtaatgaagtatttatttccaCCACGAGTTTGTACACCTTTTAAATCACATACATCACTGTGAATTATATCAAGTGGTTCACTATTTCGTTCAATAGTTCGAAAAGATGATCTTGTTAGTTTTGCCTCAACACAAGTTTCACATTtgtgttgtttatcaatttggaATGCAGGAATActtttcatgttaattagtctACGAATTGTATCGTAATTAACGTGTCCAAGTCTACCATGCCATGAACAAGAAGACTCAAGCAAATAAGCAAAAGTATTAACTTTATTCATCACGGGCTTAATAGCCATTACATTTAGTTTGAACAAACCATTACAAACATAACCTTTGCCAACAAACATTCCACTTTTAGACAAAACCACCTTATCTGACTCAAACACAATGCGGAAACCATGCTTGTTAAGAAGCGACCCGGACACCAAGTTCTTGCGGATGTTAGGTACATACAACACATTGTTCAAAGTCAGTTCTTTTTCCGATGTCATCTTTAGGACAACTTTTCCTTGACCCTTGATTTCAGAAGTGGCGGAATTTCCCATGAACAGCTTTTCCCCATTCTCAGATTCCTCAAGAGTTGCAAACATCTCCTTATCCGAGCAAACATGGCGAGTGGCACCCGTGTCGATCCACCACTCCCTTGGATTCGAACCCATCAGATTAACCTCTGATATTACAGCACAGAGATTCATATTCGAAACCTCTTGAGATATGTTCTCTACTACATTCGTCTCTCGGTTTCTCTTCGGCTTCTTACAATCAGATGCCTTGTGACCCATGCCATCACAATTATAGCATTTTCCCGAGAACTTCTTCTTTGACACGCCTCCTTTGGGTCCCATGTTCAACTTTCTGTTGGAGGAGGAGAATGGTCTCTTTTTCGAGCTTTGACCATGCTCGACAACATTTGCCTTAGCAGCAACAGGAGAGAACAATCTTCTTTCCGAACTCTTGTTGTCTTCCTCAATACGAAGTCGAACAATGAGCTCTTCAACATTCATCTCCTTTCGTTTGTGCTTCAAGTAATTCTTGAAATCCTTCCAAGCTGGTGGTAGTTTCTCAACAATAGCAGCCACTTGGAATGATTCGCTCAAAGTCATCCCCTCACCGTGAATCTCGTGAAGAATCACTTGTAGTTCTTGAACTTGACTGATAACCGGCTTTGAATCCACCATTTTAAAGTCCAGAAAGCGACCAACAAGAAACTTCTTGGCCCCGGCATCCTCGATTTTGTACTTTCTGTCTAGGGATTCCCACAGCTCTTTAGCCGTTTTCTTTTCGCAAAACACGTTGTAGAGCGAATCTGCCAATCCGTTTAGTACATAGTTTCGGCATAAGAAATCAGAATGATTCCATGCCTCAACCGCACTAACAGATTCAACATCTCCCTCACCCTCGTTGAGTTTAGGAGCATCCTCAGTGAGGAATCTGGCCAAGTTCAGCATCGTCAAATAAAACAGCATCTTCTGCTGCCACCTTTTGAAGTCCACACCAGTAAACTTCTCGGGTTTTTCACCGTGACTTGCTGGAACAGCGACCGCAGCAGCACGTGGGGTACCATGAGGGACAACTTGAGGAGGGACAACATGAACAGTTTCCCTTTGCACGTTAGTTTCAGTAGCCATATCTGAAACAAAACTCGTTATAAGTAATTCTGTTTTAAGATTGTTACACAAAATGTATGCACAAACAGAGAGAGACacaaaaaacaacgagctagtATCACGAACTAAACAGGAGCACAATGCAAAAGTAAAGCAAACCGAGGCCTGTATGTAATACAGTACAGTGTcctccttaaaacagattcgtcccCTCCGGCGTGCTTCGAGGATGAACTTGGACGTCTGTTTCTcaggatacaacggaacaaccTGCGCCTGTGTGCGCGAGAGAGAGCCTCTTGACCAATCATTGTTACACCTCCATAAAGTGTAACACTATATAAACTCACCAATGCTATGTTCATTTTCCAATGTGGGACATTTTCCACTTGCCATCTACTAGGCCTTGTCCAATTTCTCATTCAAAGAACAAGCCCAATAAGCCTTTATAAGTCCAACATTTATTTTGTTCGATGTTACAAGTTAAGTGAGTTCAATATCATGGTCGAATAGTTTCTTTTAATCAACCCGATCACCTGTATCTTTTTGTGTCTTTAGTTGATTTGATTTATTCATGTGTCACTCTTCAATTTAGTCTACCCAAATATCTTTCCCTGTCAACACACTTCAAATATAAAGGGAGATTTTATAAGCTATGATGTTTGTTAAATATCTCCTAAACGTCCgattgacaaaatttataatcatTTTTTGCAgacaagaagaaaattaaagaatctGGTAAAACCCTCGTTAGTGTTAACGAGGAATATCTTTGTGCGGTAAGAACCAAATCCTACGTTGATTTCTTCTTAAAAGTTCAAGTTTTCGTAAACAATCCATCTTCATCACCGAAAAATATCTTCCATGGCGGTTTCAAAGAAATCCTTCTACCTGGCCAAGAAACAATTACACAAGTTCTTGAATCAGCCTTTGTTTCAACCAAATCATCATGTGACCTTAAATCCCTTCTGTTAAGTTACTTTGATATAAGTGCCGAAGCCTCAAAATTCTGCAGCCAACTTCTCGAATTCTTGAGCGAAATTCAAGCTGATTATAGGTTCATCAATCAAGTTATGGATTCCATTACCCACTACTCCTCCGAGCAGTTGAGCTTCATCGTACCTGAGCTGCATTCTTGTGCTATTCTAAAAAACCCCTTCTCCTATATGAGCAAGCAAGATTTTAATCACATTCGTGAGAAACATTCATCTGTTGTACAACATTTGAAGTCTAAGAGGAAAAGGGTGGCAAGAAAAATCAAactgattaaattttttaacaagGCTTCTGGGGTTTGCGCGACAGTAGCCTGTGGTTTAGTTGCTGCAGCAGCCATGTTTTTAGCAGTACACACTCTCACAGCTTTACTAATGGGGCCTGCACTCTTGAGTTTTCCTATAAAAGGGCTGAAGAAAAAGATCGTAAAGTACTTTCGATTCTTGAAGTATGGATCTTTGACAAGAACTTTGGGGCTGCTTGATGTAGCAGCTAAGGGTGCATATATCTTGAACCGAGATTTCGACACAATGAGTCGACTAGTTGTTCGACTTCAAGATGAGATTGAACACGACAAGACGATGATTCAGTTCTGTTTGGAGAAGAGGGGAGATAGGCTTTCTTTTGAAGTGTTGAAGGAGCTTAAAAAGAGTGAATTAGGGTTCAAGAAACAGGTGGAGGAGCTTGAAGAGCACGTTTACCTCTGCCTTGTTACGATTAATCGGGCTAGAACATTGGTGATCAAGGAAATTTGCCAAGATCATTGAGAAAGTTGATGCAATAGgaatgtatatatattgaaaaGCCATCAagaattaattctttaatttttttcatatatgTAAATATCGTTTattctttaatattttcatatatGAATTAATCTAATTGTTTGTTATGTTGATTTTGGATGTGTTGTAATTAGTTAAAATACTTCATTAAATACAGAGATATATCGTGGCCTTGTTCCATACATGTTTCCGAGTTTTAGAGAACACTTTGCAGAAATTAAATGTAGATTTCCTTTTATATTatggagaaattattattatatgtaaTCATAAATATCAAATAAGTTTATTAGAACAAATGACTTCTCATTTTATCTTTTCATCTTTATTTTCAAACATTGcccacttttatttttttacatttcTTCATGatctataaatttaatcacttcttaaaataataatttattgcaAACACTtagtaaatttaattataaaacaaaTTCAGCTTAAGTAATAATTATTATCATGTAGATTAGGAAATCctttgatttttgaatatttttaattcCTTAAAACATGGGATTTCACCCGTAATCGTATTAGGATGTTATCCCTGTTAGaactaaattattaaaatagatTTTTTGCAATTAGTTTTAGTGTGTAGGCAAAGGTTTGATTtctaaaataatcaataaatctaTCTTGTAATTTGTTTACTGTATGTTGCGAGCAATAATTATCTCTGCTTgaagagcgatcgaaccgtgatgTTTGAGCTGttatgcggtttaaaagatttgagttgcaacattaccactagctatagcttttggtaaagcggtaagcgctcgatcctacaattggtatcagagccaagatcACGGGTTCGATTTCCATTGATTACAagaagtgcaattattgggatgAGGATTGTTGGgagcaataattgtccctgtttgaagagcgatcgaaccgtgatgcttaagctgctgtgcggtttaaaagatttgagctgcatcattaccactagctatagcttttggtaaagcgataAGCAGTCGGTCCTACGTACACTGTAGAGATGCATCGAAATACAAATAAGAAAATGCCTATGTTCCaagaacatttttttaaaatcaaaatgagAAATTCATTACTATTTGtcaataacataaaaaattaacgAAAGCGAAAGTATAATCCTGCCATCACAACTGATCATTGAAGCGGCCACTTTAGCCAAAGAATGAGTCGCATGATTCGTTGATctacaaacaaaataaaaacagaaGATTGTGTTTCCAACGCTAAGACTCTACAATCTTCGAAAATCAAACCAAGACTAGAAACATTACTCGTCGGATTGTTagaatttataaaataagtgCATGTGATTCAACCAAAACATTCCAGAAGTTTAGATCCTTAAGCCAACTCAAAGCTTCTCGAATACATAAAACTTCTGCCATTGTCGAAGAATAAGTTCCAAGAAGACAACCATGTACAACAACTTTTACTAACCCGTGATGATCCCGAACAATGCAGCCAAATCCAAGTGGTTTGTTCCAAAGTGCATTTACAATATTCCGCCCTCTCGTCTGAGGAGAGGTAGTACTGTCCCTTCTTagatatttttctcaaaatcatgttttacgTATACATGAAAACTATATGCAGAAATAGATCGAGtattacctccggccattgaaaacTTTGAAATTCTCTGATTTTCTTTCGGTTGAAGCCTTCTCTAAGCACTCCACCCTCTCGATAGATGGTGTATATTTCTTATAAGGTgtgtgtgcttagggacctcaatcgttgctatttataggcatctcataccatcaacgagAAAATTTGGGAGCATGAATTTCAAAAGAAGATTCGTGTACGTAACTTAATTTTCTTGCGCCAATTTCAATTTATACACGCTATGTGTCACgtttttcttacattctcccacttgacacatatatctcatttaccataggagaaaataaaatacatgaatcatggcgaTAGGTTATCTAAAAGCGattattatcttccatgtatcacaatgtattatatctctcaaatatcttaatgaataaaccctatgtttattcgaggtccaactttatCGATATTTCTCGAATAACTGAATGTGTGCAcaacaaatatgagaaaatatcacatcatagtttcattaaatttgtttttacaacaaaattacataaaggaaccaagtctcattctttctgtatgatccttaaatttcaatggtggcatgcctttagtcaaaggatctgcaatcatcaattcagtgctaatgtgctcgataagtaacttcttatctttaacacgttctcttatggctaaatacttaatgtcgatgtgcttgcttcgactaccacttttgttatttttagccataaaaacagcagctgaattgtcacaatatattcttaatggcctagatatagaatccataattctaagccctgaaatgaaactcttcaaccatacaccatgtgaggttgcctcaaaacaagctacgaactcagcttccatagtggaagcagtcaatgtctgctttgcacttctccaagatacacctccaccagctagcatgaaaatatatcctgaagtggattttcttgaatcgatgcagccagcgtagtctgaatcagagtagccaattacttccaaattctcagttcgtctgaacataagcatataatctttggtcccttgaaggtacctcatgactttctttgcagctttccagtgatctaaacctggattactctgatatcttcccaacatcccaacaataaatgcaatgtcaggtctagtgcaaacctgagcatacatcaagcttccgacagcagaagcataaggaatgtttttcatttgttcccgctctagatcattctttgggcattggctcaaattgaatttatcacctttCACAACAT encodes:
- the LOC142547815 gene encoding UPF0496 protein At1g20180-like, with the protein product MYAQTERDTKNNELVSRTKQEHNAKVKQTEAYKKKIKESGKTLVSVNEEYLCAVRTKSYVDFFLKVQVFVNNPSSSPKNIFHGGFKEILLPGQETITQVLESAFVSTKSSCDLKSLLLSYFDISAEASKFCSQLLEFLSEIQADYRFINQVMDSITHYSSEQLSFIVPELHSCAILKNPFSYMSKQDFNHIREKHSSVVQHLKSKRKRVARKIKLIKFFNKASGVCATVACGLVAAAAMFLAVHTLTALLMGPALLSFPIKGLKKKIVKYFRFLKYGSLTRTLGLLDVAAKGAYILNRDFDTMSRLVVRLQDEIEHDKTMIQFCLEKRGDRLSFEVLKELKKSELGFKKQVEELEEHVYLCLVTINRARTLVIKEICQDH